Proteins encoded in a region of the Panicum hallii strain FIL2 chromosome 3, PHallii_v3.1, whole genome shotgun sequence genome:
- the LOC112885067 gene encoding tubulin alpha-1 chain-like: MRECISIHIGQAGIQVGNACWELYCLEHGIQADGQMPGDKTVGGGDDAFNTFFSETGAGKHVPRAVFVDLEPTVIDEVRTGTYRQLFHPEQLISGKEDAANNFARGHYTIGKEIVDLCLDRIRKLADNCTGLQGFLVFNAVGGGTGSGLGSLLLERLSVDYGKKSKLGFTVYPSPQVSTSVVEPYNSVLSTHSLLEHTDVAVLLDNEAIYDICRRSLDIERPTYTNLNRLVSQVISSLTASLRFDGALNVDVNEFQTNLVPYPRIHFMLSSYAPVISAEKAYHEQLSVAEITNSAFEPSSMMAKCDPRHGKYMACCLMYRGDVVPKDVNAAVATIKTKRTIQFVDWCPTGFKCGINYQPPSVVPGGDLAKVQRAVCMISNSTSVVEVFSRIDHKFDLMYAKRAFVHWYVGEGMEEGEFSEAREDLAALEKDYEEVGAEFDDGEEGDEGDEY, encoded by the exons GCTGATGGTCAGATGCCTGGTGACAAGACTGTTGGAGGAGGTGATGATGCATTCAACACCTTCTTCAGTGAGACTGGCGCTGGGAAGCATGTCCCCCGTGCTGTGTTCGTTGATCTTGAGCCCACTGTGATTGATGAGGTGAGGACTGGCACTTACCGCCAGCTCTTCCACCCTGAGCAGCTCATCAGTGGCAAGGAGGATGCAGCCAACAACTTTGCCCGTGGTCACTACACCA TTGGCAAGGAGATTGTTGACCTGTGCCTTGACCGCATCAGGAAGCTTGCCGACAACTGCACTGGTCTCCAGGGCTTCCTCGTCTTCAATGCTGTTGGTGGAGGAACGGGCTCTGGCCTTGGTtccctcctccttgagcgcctGTCTGTTGACTACGGCAAGAAGTCCAAGCTCGGGTTCACTGTGTACCCATCTCCCCAGGTCTCCACCTCAGTTGTTGAGCCGTACAACAGTGTCCTGTCCACCCACTCCCTCCTCGAGCACACTGATGTTGCTGTCCTGCTTGACAATGAGGCCATCTATGACATCTGCCGCCGCTCCCTTGACATTGAGCGCCCAACCTACACCAACCTCAACAGGCTTGTGTCTCAG GTTATCTCATCTCTGACTGCCTCTCTGAGGTTCGATGGTGCTCTGAACGTTGATGTGAATGAGTTCCAGACCAACTTGGTTCCCTACCCAAGGATCCACTTCATGCTTTCATCCTATGCGCCAGTGATCTCTGCTGAGAAGGCCTACCATGAACAGCTGTCAGTGGCTGAGATCACCAACAGCGCCTTCGAGCCGTCCTCCATGATGGCCAAGTGTGACCCTCGCCATGGCAAGTACATGGCCTGCTGCCTCATGTACCGTGGAGATGTTGTGCCCAAGGATGTGAACGCTGCTGTGGCTACCATCAAGACCAAGCGCACCATCCAGTTCGTGGACTGGTGCCCAACTGGGTTCAAGTGCGGCATCAACTACCAGCCCCCCAGCGTGGTGCCTGGCGGCGACCTGGCCAAGGTGCAGCGTGCTGTGTGCATGATCTCCAACTCCACCAGTGTGGTCGAGGTGTTCTCCCGCATCGACCACAAGTTCGACCTCATGTACGCCAAGCGTGCCTTCGTGCACTGGTACGTGGGTGAGGGTATGGAGGAGGGTGAGTTCTCTGAGGCCCGTGAGGACCTTGCCGCGCTGGAGAAGGACTACGAGGAGGTTGGCGCTGAGTTCGACGATGGTGAGGAGGGTGACGAGGGTGATGAGTACTAG
- the LOC112885068 gene encoding peroxidase 54-like: MAAASSCSASVGLLLAAHCALLLALAGAASAGGGVALSSAFYDASCPGAHDVVRRVIQDARVSDPRIPASLVRLHFHDCFVNGCDGSLLLDNDLPAIQTEKNVVANNNSARGFPVVDDIKAALENACPGIVSCADILALAAEISVELAGGPRWGVLLGRRDGTTTNVESANNLPSPFDPLNVLQEKFRNVNLDDTDLVALQGAHTFGKVQCQFTRENCTAGQPEGALENLDEATPNLFDNKYYGNLLEGRAQLPSDQVMLSGPAAAATTAPIVHRFAGNQQDFFRNFAASMMKMGNISPLTGSDGEIRRNCRRVNGKGY; this comes from the exons ATGGCGGCGGCTTCGTCTTGCTCCGCTTCTGTCGGGCTGCTGCTGGCCGCGCACTGCGCCCTCCTGCTTGCCCTGGCTGGCGCCGCTAGTGCCGGTGGCGGCGTGGCGCTGAGCTCCGCGTTCTACGACGCGTCGTGCCCCGGCGCCCACGACGTCGTCCGCCGCGTCATCCAGGACGCGCGCGTCTCGGACCCGCGCATCCCGGCCAGCCTCGTCCGCCTCCACTTCCACGACTGCTTCGTCAAC GGTTGCGACGGCTCGCTTCTGCTGGACAACGACCTGCCGGCGATCCAGACCGAGAAGAACGTGGTCGCCAACAACAATTCGGCCCGCGGCTTTCCCGTGGTCGACGACATCAAGGCCGCGCTCGAGAACGCGTGCCCCGGCATCGTCTCCTGCGCCGACATCCTTGCCCTCGCGGCTGAGATCTCCGTCGAACTC GCCGGAGGACCACGCTGGGGTGTGCTGCTCGGCCGGCGAGACGGCACGACGACCAACGTCGAGAGCGCCAACAACCTGCCGAGCCCTTTCGACCCCCTGAACGTTCTCCAGGAGAAGTTCAGAAACGTTAACCTGGACGACACTGACCTCGTCGCCCTCCAAG GAGCGCACACATTTGGCAAAGTGCAGTGCCAGTTCACGCGGGAGAACTGCACGGCCGGACAACCCGAGGGTGCACTGGAGAACCTGGACGAGGCCACGCCCAACCTGTTCGACAACAAGTATTACGGCAACCTGCTGGAGGGCCGCGCCCAGCTCCCCTCCGACCAGGTCATGCTGTCCGGCCctgccgcggcggcgacgactgCCCCCATTGTTCATCGGTTCGCAGGCAACCAGCAGGATTTCTTCAGGAACTTCGCGGCGTCCATGATGAAGATGGGCAACATCAGCCCCCTAACGGGGAGCGATGGAGAGATTAGGAGAAATTGCCGGAGGGTCAATGGCAAAGGCTACTAA
- the LOC112886297 gene encoding peroxidase 2-like encodes MMVSSFRFSPLVLLLAAHCGLLMLASAHGYPPSGAGSALSSTFYDASCPSAHDVVRRVIQDARVSDPRIPASLIRLHFHDCFVNGCDGSLLLDDDLPAIQTEKAVPANDNSARGFPVVDDIKAALEHACPGVVSCADILALAAEISVELAGGPRWRVLLGRRDGTTTNIESANNLPSPFDSLDVLQEKFRNVNLDDTDLVALQGAHTFGKVQCQFTRENCTAGQPEGTLENLDDVTPNLFDNKYYSNLLHGRAQLSSDQVMLSDPAAPTTTAPIVHRFASNQKDFFRNFAASMIKMGNISPLTGKDGEIRKNCRRVNSKGY; translated from the exons ATGATGGTCTCTTCCTTCCGCTTCTCGCCGCTCGTGCTGCTGCTAGCGGCGCACTGCGGGCTCCTGATGCTCGCCTCGGCTCACGGCTACCCTCCTAGTGGCGCCGGCTCGGCGCTGAGCTCCACGTTCTACGACGCGTCGTGCCCAAGCGCCCACGACGTCGTACGCCGCGTCATCCAGGACGCCCGGGTCTCCGACCCGCGCATCCCGGCCAGCCTCATCCGCCTCCACTTCCACGACTGCTTCGTCAAC GGCTGCGATGGCTCGCTGCTGCTGGACGACGACCTACCGGCGATCCAGACCGAGAAGGCCGTGCCCGCCAACGACAACTCGGCGCGCGGCTTCCCGGTGGTCGACGACATCAAGGCCGCGCTGGAGCACGCGTGCCCGGGCGTCGTCTCCTGCGCTGACATCCTCGCCCTGGCAGCAGAAATCTCCGTTGAACTC GCTGGAGGACCACGCTGGAGGGTGCTGCTCGGCCGGCGGGACGGCACGACGACCAACATCGAGAGCGCCAACAACCTCCCGAGCCCTTTCGACTCCCTGGACGTTCTCCAGGAGAAGTTCAGAAACGTCAACCTCGACGACACTGACCTCGTCGCCCTCCAAG GAGCGCACACTTTCGGCAAGGTGCAGTGCCAGTTCACGCGGGAGAACTGCACGGCCGGGCAACCTGAGGGCACGCTGGAGAACCTGGACGATGTCACGCCCAACCTGTTCGACAACAAGTACTACAGCAACCTCTTGCACGGCCGCGCCCAGCTCTCCTCCGACCAGGTCATGCTGTCTGACCCTGCTGCGCCGACGACGACTGCCCCCATTGTTCATCGGTTCGCGAGCAACCAAAAGGACTTCTTCAGGAACTTCGCGGCGTCCATGATTAAGATGGGAAACATCAGCCCGCTGACAGGGAAGGATGGGGAGATTAGGAAGAACTGCCGGAGGGTCAATAGCAAAGGCTATTGA
- the LOC112886493 gene encoding peroxidase 2-like: MAAAASSRFLPLGLQLAACSVVLLLALAGAAHGHPHGAGSALSSAFYDASCPGAYDVVRRVIRDARASDPRIPASLIRLHFHDCFVNGCDGSLLLDEDLPAIQTEKDVPANINSARGFEVVDDIKSALEEACPGIVSCADILALAAEISVELAGGPRWSVLLGRRDGTTTNVESANNLPSPFDPLNVLQEKFRNFNLDDTDLVALQGAHTFGKVQCQFTQQNCAAGQPDDTLENLDEATPKVFDNKYYGNLLHGRAKLESDQVMLSGPAAEATTAPIVHRFASNQKDFFKNFAASMVKMGNIAPLTGNDGEIRKNCRRINSKGY, encoded by the exons atggccgccgccgcttcctccaGATTCTTGCCTCTCGGCTTGCAGTTAGCTGCTTGCTCCGTCGTCCTGTTACTCGCTTTGGCCGGAGCTGCTCATGGCCATCCGCACGGAGCCGGCTCGGCGCTGAGCTCCGCGTTCTACGACGCGTCGTGCCCCGGCGCCTACGACGTCGTCCGCCGCGTCATCCGGGACGCGCGCGCCTCCGACCCGCGCATCCCGGCCAGCCTCATCCGCCTCCACTTCCACGATTGCTTCGTCAAC GGCTGCGACGGCTCGCTGCTCCTCGACGAGGACCTCCCGGCGATCCAGACCGAGAAAGACGTGCCCGCCAACATCAACTCGGCGCGCGGCTTCGAGGTGGTCGACGACATCAAGAGCGCGCTGGAGGAAGCGTGCCCCGGTATCGTCTCCTGCGCCGATATCCTCGCCCTCGCGGCCGAGATCTCCGTCGAACTC GCTGGAGGGCCACGATGGAGTGTGCTGCTCGGCCGGCGAGACGGCACGACGACCAACGTCGAGAGCGCCAACAACCTGCCGAGCCCTTTCGACCCCCTGAACGTTCTCCAGGAGAAGTTCAGAAACTTCAACCTCGACGACACTGACCTCGTCGCCCTCCAAG GAGCGCACACATTCGGTAAGGTGCAGTGTCAATTCACGCAGCAGAACTGCGCAGCGGGGCAGCCCGACGATACGCTGGAGAACCTGGACGAGGCCACACCCAAGGTGTTCGACAACAAGTATTACGGCAACCTCCTGCACGGCCGCGCCAAGCTCGAGTCCGACCAGGTCATGCTGTCCGGCCCTGCCGCGGAGGCGACCACCGCCCCCATCGTTCATCGGTTTGCAAGCAACCAAAAGGATTTCTTCAAGAACTTTGCCGCGTccatggttaagatgggcaacaTCGCCCCGCTAACTGGGAACGATGGAGAGATCCGAAAAAATTGCCGGAGGATCAACAGCAAAGGCTACTGA